One genomic segment of Polyodon spathula isolate WHYD16114869_AA chromosome 17, ASM1765450v1, whole genome shotgun sequence includes these proteins:
- the LOC121329559 gene encoding autophagy-related protein 2 homolog B-like isoform X8: MPWPFSESIKKRACRYLLHRYLGNFLQEKLSLDQLSLDLYQGTGSLAQVPLDKWSLNEILESVDAPFEVIEGFIQTISLSVPWASLLQENCALEVKGLEMVFRPRPRMASGSEPMYWSSFMTSSMQLAKECLSQRLTDEQAEGFQPLEGLEKFAETIETVLRRVKVTFLDTVLRIEHVPENSKTGIALEMRISKIVYCDETGDECSGMNVHQPTMFAHKNLQLTGVSVFWDEFSEAARTCPKSSTPQTETEPKLSPSWNPKIICEPHPQFTRTVSEVAPFKPVQIGCLNGRMELGLILKQNEALPGAKLDVDGQIDSINVLLSPRQVHLLLDMLGVFSGPAGSSCIESSERTSLSCKDRKSRPIQQEDEYRLHMELHRCLKKDMLPAGGLEEQGLFESETRTTSSREMEMSHSLSSLPPLGDPPNVDLELSLNSNYASSPRGSPLDNVTTVWDDYLDPPRHREKLAQDPPFLSRGMQPPQKLLRQTSHPSKPHSVDESRPEVVFRLALGSLSVSVLHIDPLPPPETALNLNPLTLMASDFFSRIEKISPAELCEGDFPHFHPIFDEACPYDHLRFMGTGIKVTYEQRQGSSLRSLSTDVSVGQMELLECLFPTDSRSSAPQYTELVTFDSDCLKESHPPACLHLLYKFSERRGPQGSQVRLSAMPQKADFQIELGPVHSELDISIVDRLNSLLQPQKLVTTEMMASHMYTSYNKHVSLHKAFTEVFLDDSRTPANCRMSVLVNVPVLNLAVRFPIPDLRSDQERGPWFKKSLQKEILHLEFKDVEFKTEFTGGSSPEQTKLELTFKELTGKFQDDHDQAAVRFLKVSHGMDGDMVTSDSGKFDWPRIVLKVNPTAVHSILERVTAEEEEEAEGLSPEEEEGGAHSLKDVCDFGKPEPSPFSSRRVMYENEEMVMPGDVAEMTEFQEKTMSNSRYILELSLPNVELALPNKAFYEKLHNSRINNDLLLWEPTAPSPVETFENMSYGVGLSVASQLINTYSKDSFSQFRSSAPDEEESGSEEETMQYYSTGDFGFRCRRKKKNEPQNKTSQSLFSVLLSVNHGLVALQTDTKREDGTVIESRHGEFWLEIDNGVLFSVTRYEGYEDQHYICLHTSSLCLYHQGMLEGTVPSTEVKLPSKTRPHWLEPTIYRSEEGSLSKRCVPEGAGGESINMLSVAVKIYSENIERNVKEFLISVGVKGATLQHQVVPSSISWQEQILDFLNVSDEPVLGYTPPVSVTTFHLHLWSCSLDYRPLYLPIRSLLTVETFSISSSVSLDRSSSKLRIILDEAALFLSDKCNNVSVNLNRDYVQVVDMGLLELRITAVKPGVNGEMTEPRFELRCSSDVIHIRTCYDSCAALMNLIQYIASYGDLIPPPRPETKAGGSKQRGRPDIPSRPPSRPLLLPEAEQQILQDLMSEAMEDTDFQQARSPEDRQPNGVHEGSTQALEPPRSDLFLFPDESGNISQEPSPTFTPYHHPLIYAAMSDAAPESDDFCILETPLAGAADRDEEPVVKKLTSDSIEIQENHFSIPLGRTDSNKGPLHFPVPEVRYLIKEISIIWHLYGGKDFAGGPVLSSPAKSRGCTPHSSPSQTPVRQSRVAGRAHGGRGRNPDVLMEIQLSKVKFQHEVYPQSGADREPSLTEQPVSRQVFIVQDLEIRDRLATSQMNKFLYLYFSKEMPRKAHSNMLTVKALHVCPESGRTPQECCLRVSLMPVRLNIDQDALFFLKDFFASIAAEVELLSPPDQEVKKPPAPDLTCSFPKHMSGSLDPAPIISVPGQGKPSQNGLPDSSSTENGEAESSPATSFTDQPIFFREFRFISEVPIRLDYHGKHVSMEQGTFAGIVIGLTQLNCSELKLKRLCYRQGLLGVDKLFSYAISEWLNDIKKNQLPGILGGVGPIHSLVQLVQGLRDLVWLPIEQYRKDGRIVRGFQRGAASFGTSTAMAALELTNRMVQTIQAAAETAYDMVSPGPDESELKRIKRFSHYRLAHQPVDLREGVAKAYSVVKEGITDTALTIYDTATREHEQRGVTGAVGGVLRQIPPAVVKPLIVATEATSNVLGGMRNQIRPDARQEESQKWRLGEE; encoded by the exons ATGCCTTGGCCATTTTCTGAGTCGATAAAAAAGCGGGCCTGCAGGTACTTGCTACACCGGTATCTGGGCAACTTCCTGCAAGAGAAGCTGAGCCTGGATCAGCTGAGCCTGGACCTCTATCAGGGAACCGGATCACTGGCGCAAGTCCCGTTAGACAAATGG tCCCTGAATGAGATCCTGGAATCGGTGGACGCTCCCTTTGAGGTGATTGAGGGGTTTATTCAGACAATCTCCCTGTCTGTCCCCTGGGCCTCACTGCTGCAGGAGAACTGTGCTCTGGAGGTGAAAGGGCTTGAGATGGTTTTTAGGCCAAGACCACGGATGG CATCCGGATCTGAGCCGATGTACTGGTCCAGTTTCATGACAAGCAGCATGCAGCTTGCTAAGGAATGTCTGAGTCAGAGGCTGACAGATGAGCAGGCGGAAGGGTTTCAGCCTCTAGAAGGGCTTGAGAAATTTGCAGAAACCATTGAAACAG TTCTGAGAAGAGTCAAAGTTACATTTTTAGACACAGTCCTCAGGATTGAACATGTACCAGAAAACTCAAAAACTGGAATAGCTCTTGAAATGCGAATCAGCAA AATTGTGTATTGTGATGAAACTGGAGATGAATGCTCTGGGATGAATGTTCACCAGCCAACGATGTTTGCGCATAAAAACCTGCAACTTACTGGGGTCTCAGTTTTTTGGGATGAATTTTCAGAAGCTGCAAGAACCTGTCCAAAGTCCTCAACTCCGCAAACA gaaacgGAACCAAAGCTCTCTCCCAGCTGGAACCCTAAAATCATCTGTGAGCCGCACCCCCAGTTTACAAGAACTGTGTCTGAAGTGGCACCATTCAAGCCTGTGCAGATTGGATGTTTGAATGGGAGAATGGAACTCGGTCTTATCCTCAAACAAAATGAAGCACTTCCTGGAGCGAAA CTGGATGTAGATGGACAGATTGATTCTATAAATGTGCTCTTGTCTCCACGCCAAGTGCATCTGCTCTTGGACATGCTGGGTGTCTTTTCAGGACCAG CAGGTTCATCCTGTATAGAGAGTTCAGAGAGGACCTCCCTCAGCTGTAAGGACAGGAAAAGCCGTCCAATCCAGCAAGAGGACGAGTACCGGCTGCACATGGAGCTGCACCGCTGTCTGAAGAAGGACATGCTGCCTGCAGGGGGGCTGGAGGAGCAGGGCCTGTTTGAGAGCGAGACGAGAACCACGTCAAGTCGGG AAATGGAAATGTCCCACAGTCTGTCCTCCCTTCCGCCACTTGGAGACCCACCCAATGTGGATCTTGAACTGTCTTTAAACAGCAACTACGCCAGCTCTCCCAGAGGATCCCCATTGGATAATGTAACA ACGGTTTGGGATGACTACCTGGATCCTCCGAGACACAGGGAAAAACTGGCACAGGACCCTCCCTTCCTATCAAGAGGGATGCAGCCTCCTCAGAAACTGCTTCGACAGACAT CTCACCCATCTAAACCTCACTCTGTGGATGAATCCCGGCCTGAGGTTGTGTTCAGACTAGCCCTGGGcagtctgtccgtgtctgtcctTCATATAGACCCTCTGCCACCCCCTGAAACAGCACTGAACCTCAACCCGCTCACTCTGATGGCCTCCGATTTCTTCAGCCGGATTGAGAAAATCAGTCCTGCAGAGCTCTGCGAAGGAGATTTTCCACATTTTCATCCCATTTTTGATGAGGCCTGTCCTTATGATCACCTGAG GTTCATGGGAACTGGTATCAAGGTAACCTACGAGCAGCGGCAGGGATCCAGTTTGCGCAGTCTCAGTACTGATGTGTCTGTGGGACAGATGGAGCTGCTGGAGTGTCTattcccaacagactcacggtCCAGCGCACCCCAGTACACAGAG cTTGTAACATTTGATTCAGACTGCCTCAAAGAATCCCATCCTCCAGCTTGTCTTCACCTTCTGTACAAGTTTTCTGAACGCAGGGGACCCCAG GGAAGTCAGGTGCGACTCAGTGCAATGCCTCAGAAAGCTGATTTTCAGATAGAACTGGGTCCAGTTCATTCAGAATTAGATATTAGCATTGTGGATAGACTCAATTCTTTACTGCAACCACAGAAACTGGTAACAACAGAAATGATGGCATCCCACATGTACACCTCCTACAATAAGCATGTCAGTCTG CACAAGGCATTCACTGAAGTTTTCTTAGACGACTCGAGGACACCAGCAAACTGCCGGATGTCTGTCTTGGTTAATGTGCCAGTGTTAAACTTGGCCGTGCGATTTCCAATTCCTGACTTGAGGTCGGACCAGGAGAGGGGCCCCTGGTTTAAGAAATCCCTCCAGAAAGAAATTCTCCATCTGGAGTTCAAGGATGTGGAATTCAAAACCGAATTCACTGGCGGATCCTCTCCGGAACAAACTAAACTGGAGCTGACGTTTAAAGAACTGACTG GCAAGTTTCAAGATGACCATGACCAGGCAGCTGTCAGGTTCCTCAAGGTGTCACATGGGATGGATGGTGACATGGTGACATCAGACAGTGGCAAATTTGATTGGCCAAG GATCGTGTTGAAAGTGAACCCGACGGCAGTGCACTCTATCCTGGAGCGGGTCACAgccgaggaagaggaggaggctgAGGGGCTCTCcccagaggaggaggaaggaggggCGCACTCTTTGAAAGACGTCTGTGATTTCGGAAAACCAGAGCCCTCACCATTCTCCTCCCGCAGGGTCATGTACGAAAACGAGGAG ATGGTCATGCCAGGAGATGTGGCTGAAATGACTGAATTTCAGGAGAAGACAATGAGCAATTCACGCTACATTTTGGAGCTGTCGTTGCCAAATGTTGAATTAGCCCTGCCAAACAAGGCCTTTTACGAGAAATTGCACAACAG CAGAATCAATAATGACCTGTTGCTATGGGAGCCGACCGCACCATCTCCAGTAGAGACCTTTGAAAACATGTCCTATGGTGTTGGACTGTCAGTAGCGAGCCAGCTAATCAATACCTACAGCAAGGACAGTTTCAGCCAGTTCAGATCATCTGCCCCCGATG AAGAAGAGAGTGGATCGGAGGAAGAGACGATGCAATATTACTCCACGGGAGACTTTGGTTTTAGGTGTCGAAGGAAAAAGAAGAATGAGCCTCAGAACAAAACCTCCCAAAGTCTTTTCTCTGTCCTCCTGAGTGTCAACCACGGACTTGTGGCCTTACAGACAGATACCAAG CGGGAAGATGGGACAGTGATAGAAAGCAGGCATGGAGAGTTCTGGTTAGAAATTGATAATGGGGTTCTGTTCAGTGTGACTCGCTATGAGGGCTATGAAGACCAGCATTACATATGTCTCCATACCAGCAGCTTGTGTCTGTATCACCAAG GTATGTTAGAAGGAACTGTCCCCAGCACTGAAGTGAAGTTGCCCAGTAAAACCCGGCCTCACTGGTTGGAACCTACCATTTACCGCTCTGAGGAGGGGTCCCTCAGCAAACGTTGCGTGCCTGAAGGTGCTGGAGGAGAGAGTATAAATATGCTGTCTGTGGCAGTGAAGATCTACTCTGAGAACATCGAGCGCAATGTTAAG GAGTTCCTGATCTCTGTCGGAGTGAAAGGAGCTACTCTTCAGCACCAGGTGGTGCCCTCAAGTATCAGCTGGCAGGAGCAG ATTCTGGATTTCCTGAATGTGTCTGATGAGCCTGTTTTGGGATACACCCCACCTGTTTCAGTCACTACCTTTCACCTTCACCTGTGGAGCTGTTCTCTTGATTACAG ACCACTGTATCTGCCAATCAGATCTCTTCTCACTGTGGAAACCTTTAGCATCTCCAGCAGTGTCTCGCTTGACCGGTCCTCCTCCAAACTCAG aaTCATTCTGGATGAAGCTGCGTTGTTTTTATCAGACAAGTGTAACAACGTGTCGGTCAATCTGAACAGAG ATTATGTGCAAGTGGTGGATATGGGACTCTTGGAGCTGAGGATTACAGCAGTTAAACCCGGAGTCAATGGAGAAATG ACTGAGCCACGATTTGAGCTGCGCTGCTCCAGTGATGTCATTCACATCCGGACTTGCTATGATTCCTGTGCGGCACTCATGAACCTGATCCAGTACATAGCAAGCTACGGGGACCTTATTCCACCCCCAAGACCAGAGACAAAAGCTGGAGGCTCTAAGCAACGAGGCAGG CCCGACATCCCAAGCAGACCCCCCTCTCGGCCACTACTCCTCCCTGAAGCTGAGCAACAGATCCTTCAGGACCTGATGAGTGAAGCCATGGAGGACACAGACTTCCAGCAGGCACGGTCCCCTGAGGACCGGCAGCCCAATG GAGTCCATGAAGGATCCACACAGGCTCTCGAGCCACCTCGTTCAGATCTCTTCCTGTTCCCAGATGAGAGTGGGAACATCTCCCAGGAACCAAGCCCAACCTTTACACCCTATCACCACCCTCTGATCTACGCAGCCATGAGCGACGCTGCTCCAGAGAGCGATGACTTTTGTATTCTGGAAACTCCTTTGGCGGGCGCTGCT GATCGTGATGAGGAGCCAGTAGTGAAAAAACTGACTTCAGATTCTATTGAGATACAAGAGAATCACTTTAGTATCCCACTTGGGAGGACTGACTCGAATAAAGGACCCTTGCACTTTCCTGTTCCAGAGGTCAGATATTTAATAAAGGAAATCTCAATCATCTGGCATCTTTATGGGGGCAAGGATTTTGCGGGTGGACCAGTCCTATCATCCCCAGCCAAGAGTCGTGG CTGCACTCCTCACAGCTCTCCCTCACAGACCCCAGTGAGACAAAGTCGAGTTGCTGGGCGTGCACATGGAGGCAGGGGGAGAAACCCAGATGTTCTGATGGAAATACAGCTGAGCAAG GTGAAGTTCCAGCATGAAGTTTACCCTCAGAGTGGGGCGGACAGGGAGCCCAGTTTAACAGAGCAGCCAGTCTCTCGGCAAGTGTTCATCGTCCAGGATCTTGAGATCAGGGACCGTCTGGCCACATCACAAATGAACAAGTTCCTCTACCTCTACTTCAGCAAAGAGATGCCCAGGAAGGCCCATTCTAATATG CTGACGGTGAAGGCTTTGCATGTCTGTCCAGAATCAGGTCGAACCCCACAGGAGTGCTGTTTACGAGTCTCTCTAATGCCGGTGCGCCTCAATATCGATCAG GATGCATTGTTTTTCTTGAAGGACTTTTTTGCCAGCATTGCTGCTGAGGTGGAGTTGTTGTCTCCACCAGATCAAGAAG TAAAGAAACCTCCAGCTCCAGACCTCACCTGCAGCTTCCCCAAACACATGAGTGGTAGTCTGGACCCAGCTCCAATCATCTCGGTGCCAGGACAAGGCAAACCGAGCCAGAATGGCTTACCAGATTCCAGCAGCACTGAAAATGGGGAGGCCGAATCTTCACCTGCAACATCCTTCACAGACCAGCCAATCTTCTTCCg AGAGTTTCGTTTCATCTCTGAAGTGCCCATTCGTTTGGATTATCACGGGAAGCATGTGTCAATGGAACAG GGCACATTTGCTGGAATTGTGATTGGTTTGACTCAGCTGAACTGCTCTGAGCTGAAACTGAAGAGGCTTTGCTACAGACAAGG ATTGCTGGGTGTGGATAAACTGTTCTCCTATGCAATCAGTGAATGGCTGAATGACATTAAAAAGAACCAGCTACCAGGAATTCTGGGAGGAGTGGGCCCTATACACTCCTTAGTACAATTAG ttcagGGCCTGAGGGACCTTGTGTGGTTGCCAATTGAACAGTACCGCAAGGATGGAAGAATTGTCAGAGGGTTTCAACGTGGCGCTGCATCCTTCGGTACATCTACTGCCATGGCAGCTTTGGAGCTCACTAATCGGATGGTGCAGACAATTCAG GCTGCAGCAGAGACAGCCTATGACATGGTGTCTCCTGGACCTGATGAAAGCGAATTAAAAAGAATCAAACGGTTCTCTCATTACCGGTTGGCTCACCAGCCAGTGGATCTGCGTGAGGGCGTGGCCAAAGCATACAGTGTCGTCAAAGAG GGGATTACAGACACAGCGCTGACAATCTATGATACCGCCACACGGGAGCACGAACAGAGAGGAGTGACTGGGGCTGTGGGGGGAGTTTTGCGACAGATTCCACCTGCTGTGGTAAAACCACTCATTGTTGCCACAGAGGCCACCTCCAATGTTTTGGGTGGCATGAGAAATCAGATTCGACCAGATGCCCGTCAGGAGGAATCCCAGAAATGGCGATTAGGggaggagtga